Proteins encoded within one genomic window of Acomys russatus chromosome 5, mAcoRus1.1, whole genome shotgun sequence:
- the Tial1 gene encoding nucleolysin TIAR isoform X4 produces MDARVVKDMATGKSKGYGFVSFYNKLDAENAIVHMGGQWLGGRQIRTNWATRKPPAPKSTQETNTKQLRFEDVVNQSSPKNCTVYCGGIASGLTDQLMRQTFSPFGQIMEIRVFPEKGYSFVRFSTHESAAHAIVSVNGTTIEGHVVKCYWGKESPDMTKNFQQVDYSQWGQWSQVYGNPQQYGQYMANGWQVPPYGVYGQPWNQQGFGVDQSPSAAWMGGFGAQPPQGQAPPPVIPPPNQAGYGMASFPTQ; encoded by the exons AT GGACGCCCGGGTAGTTAAAGACATGGCAACTGGAAAGTCCAAAGGCTACGGTTTTGTATCTTTTTATAACAAACTG GATGCAGAAAATGCAATTGTGCATATGGGGGGTCAGTGGTTGGGAGGTCGACAAATCAGAACCAATTGGGCCACACGTAAACCACCTGCCCCTAAAAGTACACAAGAAA ctAACACTAAGCAGTTGAGATTTGAAGATGTAGTAAACCAGTCAAGTCCAAAAAACTGTACTGTGTACTGTGGAGGAATTGCTTCGGGGCTAACAG aTCAGCTTATGAGGCAAACGTTTTCACCATTTGGACAAATTATGGAGATCAGAGTTTTCCCAGAGAAGGGCTATTCATTTGTCAG ATTTTCAACCCATGAGAGTGCTGCCCATGCCATTGTCTCTGTGAATGGCACTACAATCGAAGGACATGTGGTTAAATGCTATTGGGGTAAAGAATCTCCTGATATGACTAAAAACTTCCAACAG GTTGACTACAGTCAGTGGGGCCAGTGGAGCCAAGTGTATGGAAACCCACAACAGTATGGGCAGTATATGGCAAATGGGTGGCAAGTACCTCCCTATGGAGTATATGGGCAGCCGTGGAACCAACAAGGATTTGGAGTGGa TCAATCACCTTCTGCTGCTTGGATGGGTGGATTTGGTGCTCAGCCTCCTCAAGGACAAGCTCCTCCCCCTGTAATACCTCCTCCAAACCAAGCTGGGTATGGCATGGCAAGTTTCCCAACACAGTGA